Genomic DNA from Thermodesulfobacteriota bacterium:
GGGCAAGCTGCCAGCATGGGCGCGGTTCTTCTCGCTGCAGGAACCAAGGGAAAAAGATATGCTCTTCCCCATGCACGTGTATTATTACATCAGGTCTTGGGGGGCTTTGAGGGTCAAGCTACGGAAATTGATATACATGCAAGAGAGATTTTGAGGGTTCGGCAAGAATTAAATCACATACTAGCCGAACACACAGGCCAGCCCATCGACAAGATTGAAAGGGATACAGAAAGGGATTTTTTTCTCACGGCTAAAGATGCCCGTGAATATGGCATAGTCGATGCTATAATAACGAATAGGCAGGAGGCTGTAAAGTGACTACTAGGCGAGATGGAAAAGAAGGTAAGCTTTTTTGCTCGTTCTGCGGCAAGAGCCAAAAAGAAGTTAGGAAGCTGATTGCGGGTCCGACGGTATATATTTGTAATGAGTGCATCGAACTATGCAACGAGATAATCGCAGATGAAGAGGCTAAAGATGGACAACTTAAGAAACGCTATTCAGCTCTACCAACACCTTCCCAAATAAAGAGCTTTTTAGATGAATATGTCATCGGGCAAGAGAGGGCGAAAAAGGTATTAGCAGTTGCGGTTTATAATCATTATAAAAGGGTTGAGCATACTGTATTCAGTGGGAAGAGGAGCAAGGATGTTGAGATCCAAAAGAGTAATATACTGCTTATTGGTCCCACTGGCTGTGGAAAAACATTATTGGCTCAAACTCTAGCAAAGTTTCTCGATGTGCCCTTTACGATTGTCGATGCTACATGTTACACCGAGGCTGGGTAT
This window encodes:
- the clpP gene encoding ATP-dependent Clp endopeptidase proteolytic subunit ClpP — protein: MTNFMPIVIEQTSRGERAYDIFSRLLKDRIVFLGSPITDAVADTVIAQLLVLESENPEKDIYLYVNSPGGHVTAGLAIYDTIQYIKPDVATMCIGQAASMGAVLLAAGTKGKRYALPHARVLLHQVLGGFEGQATEIDIHAREILRVRQELNHILAEHTGQPIDKIERDTERDFFLTAKDAREYGIVDAIITNRQEAVK